In Sphingobium sp. Z007, one DNA window encodes the following:
- the ribB gene encoding 3,4-dihydroxy-2-butanone-4-phosphate synthase has translation MSSALIDTVRSLVTDGGMSRSGLARAAGLHANSLRKLGEGDWNPTADTLGKLESYLLRREGGTALASPEEIINEARNGRMFILVDDEDRENEGDLVIPAQMATPDAINFMATHGRGLICLALTKSRTEELGLDLMSRNNGTRHETAFTVSIEAREGVTTGISAADRARTISVAIDGSKGKGDIVTPGHVFPLIAKDGGVLVRTGHTEAAVDVARLAGLNPSGVICEVMKDDGTMARLDDLIPFASKHKMKIGTIRDLIAYRRRHDHMIERRAETTFDSRWGGDWKAISFYNKATQTEQLVLQKGHVDPDKPTLVRMHQMSPLSDTFGKLGARTGLLPRCMEIIGEEGAGIIVILRGDEPDMLTRMLQHNAGIVQGDMDELRNYGAGAQILADLGVHDMILLTNSHHSLIALDGYDLAVVGQRPIEL, from the coding sequence ATGTCGTCTGCCCTGATCGATACCGTCCGCAGCCTCGTTACTGACGGCGGCATGTCCCGTTCCGGCCTGGCCCGCGCCGCTGGCCTGCACGCCAATTCGCTGCGCAAACTGGGCGAAGGCGACTGGAACCCGACCGCCGACACGCTGGGCAAGCTGGAATCCTATCTGCTCAGGCGCGAAGGCGGCACCGCGCTCGCCAGCCCCGAAGAGATCATCAACGAAGCCCGCAACGGCCGCATGTTCATCCTGGTCGATGACGAGGATCGCGAGAATGAGGGCGACCTAGTCATCCCGGCGCAGATGGCGACCCCCGACGCGATCAATTTCATGGCGACCCACGGCCGCGGCCTCATCTGCCTGGCGCTGACCAAGAGTCGGACTGAAGAACTGGGCCTGGACCTGATGAGCCGCAACAACGGCACGCGGCATGAAACCGCTTTCACCGTGTCGATCGAAGCGCGCGAAGGCGTGACCACCGGCATCAGCGCCGCCGACCGCGCCCGCACCATCTCCGTCGCGATCGACGGGTCGAAGGGCAAGGGCGATATCGTGACGCCCGGCCATGTCTTCCCCCTGATCGCCAAGGATGGCGGCGTGCTGGTGCGCACCGGTCATACCGAAGCGGCGGTCGATGTCGCACGGCTGGCGGGTCTCAACCCGTCGGGCGTGATCTGCGAAGTGATGAAGGATGATGGCACGATGGCGCGCCTGGACGACCTCATCCCCTTCGCCAGCAAGCATAAGATGAAAATCGGCACGATCCGCGACCTGATCGCCTATCGCCGCCGCCACGACCATATGATCGAGCGCCGCGCCGAGACCACGTTCGACAGCCGCTGGGGCGGCGATTGGAAGGCGATCAGCTTCTACAACAAGGCGACCCAGACCGAGCAGCTGGTGCTGCAAAAGGGTCATGTCGATCCCGACAAGCCGACTTTGGTGCGCATGCACCAGATGTCGCCGCTGAGCGATACATTCGGCAAGCTGGGCGCGCGCACCGGCCTGCTGCCGCGCTGCATGGAGATTATCGGCGAGGAAGGCGCAGGGATCATCGTCATCCTGCGCGGCGACGAGCCCGATATGCTGACACGGATGCTGCAGCATAATGCCGGCATCGTCCAGGGCGACATGGACGAATTGCGCAATTATGGCGCGGGCGCGCAGATCCTG
- the ribD gene encoding bifunctional diaminohydroxyphosphoribosylaminopyrimidine deaminase/5-amino-6-(5-phosphoribosylamino)uracil reductase RibD — translation MSDAASPKRETSAQDRRYMAAAIALSARGRGLSTPNPNVGCLIVRDGRIVGRGWTQKGGRPHAEAQALDQAMDRAAGATAYVTLEPCFHLSPRGPRCADLMARAGIGRMVIALRDPDPRTNGQGAAWLRDRGVAVEMGLMADEAARAMAGFVLRQTLGRPHVTLKLGLSLDGRIALADGSSRWITGPDARAHAHMERARHDAILVGGGTLRADAPTLDVRLAGLADRSPRRVLLSRGDAPEGWTRIGAPEEIATLERVDHLLVEGGAETAAAFLRAGLVDRLLLYRAPIIIGSGLAGIGDIGLFDLADAHGRWRMTDGRTLGDDRLEVYERVASA, via the coding sequence CTGAGCGACGCGGCTTCGCCCAAGCGGGAGACGTCCGCGCAGGACCGGCGCTATATGGCCGCCGCCATCGCCCTGTCGGCGCGCGGGCGCGGCCTTTCCACCCCCAATCCCAATGTCGGCTGCCTGATCGTTCGCGACGGCCGGATCGTCGGACGCGGCTGGACCCAGAAGGGCGGCCGTCCCCATGCCGAGGCGCAGGCGCTGGACCAGGCGATGGACCGGGCGGCGGGGGCGACGGCCTATGTCACGCTGGAGCCTTGCTTCCATCTGTCGCCACGCGGGCCGCGCTGCGCCGACCTGATGGCGCGCGCCGGCATCGGCCGTATGGTAATCGCGCTGCGCGATCCCGATCCGCGCACGAACGGACAGGGCGCAGCCTGGCTGCGCGACCGCGGCGTGGCGGTCGAGATGGGTCTGATGGCGGATGAGGCCGCGCGCGCCATGGCCGGGTTCGTGCTGCGCCAGACGTTGGGGCGGCCGCATGTGACATTGAAGCTCGGCCTCTCGCTCGACGGACGAATCGCGTTGGCGGACGGATCGAGCCGCTGGATCACCGGCCCGGATGCGCGCGCCCATGCCCATATGGAGCGGGCGCGGCATGACGCCATTCTGGTGGGCGGCGGGACGCTCAGGGCGGATGCCCCGACGCTGGACGTGCGGCTGGCGGGGCTGGCGGATCGTTCCCCACGCCGGGTGTTGCTGAGCCGGGGCGACGCGCCGGAAGGCTGGACGCGGATCGGCGCGCCGGAGGAGATTGCGACGCTGGAGCGGGTTGACCATCTGCTGGTCGAAGGCGGGGCGGAAACCGCGGCGGCTTTCCTGCGCGCGGGACTGGTCGATCGGCTGCTGCTCTATCGCGCGCCGATCATCATCGGGTCCGGCCTTGCCGGGATCGGCGACATCGGGCTGTTCGATCTGGCCGATGCCCATGGCCGCTGGCGGATGACCGACGGCCGCACGCTGGGCGACGACAGGCTGGAGGTTTACGAGCGGGTCGCGAGCGCTTAG
- a CDS encoding riboflavin synthase has protein sequence MFTGIITDIGTIRSHEQRGDLRLVIGSAYDMDGVAIGASIACSGACLTVVEKGDDWFAVDLSAETVARTAPGLWDEGGRLNLERALKVGDELGGHIVTGHVDGIGHLVSAVREGDSTRLTISAPADLAAALAAKGSITLDGISLTVNSVDDQADGSVYFGLNIIPHTAAATTLDSLPDGRAFNLEIDVLARYLDRMQSLRNRSM, from the coding sequence ATGTTCACCGGCATCATCACTGACATTGGCACCATCCGCAGCCATGAGCAGCGCGGCGACCTGCGGCTGGTCATCGGCAGCGCCTATGATATGGACGGCGTCGCCATCGGCGCGTCGATCGCCTGTTCGGGCGCCTGCCTGACGGTGGTGGAAAAGGGCGATGACTGGTTCGCGGTGGACCTGTCGGCGGAAACCGTGGCGCGCACAGCGCCGGGCCTATGGGATGAAGGCGGCCGGCTGAATCTGGAACGGGCGCTCAAGGTCGGCGACGAACTGGGCGGGCATATCGTGACGGGCCATGTCGATGGCATCGGCCATCTGGTGTCGGCGGTGCGCGAAGGCGATTCGACCCGGCTGACGATCAGCGCGCCCGCCGACCTTGCCGCCGCGCTGGCGGCCAAAGGGTCGATCACGCTCGACGGCATATCGCTGACGGTCAACAGCGTCGATGATCAGGCCGACGGCAGCGTATATTTCGGGCTGAACATCATCCCGCATACCGCCGCCGCGACGACGCTGGACAGCCTGCCCGACGGGCGCGCCTTCAACCTGGAGATCGATGTGCTGGCCCGCTATCTCGACCGGATGCAGAGCCTTCGCAACCGCAGCATGTGA
- a CDS encoding energy transducer TonB has product MRLMTLSAIGHSTTNRVTETGGPARYGTGRKSPLGLGGTVAVHAVVIGAFLLIPKEVIQFVTPTPPIIGTNIPLDPPPPPEPTENIRTDPKVQTRPQQRERPTVTDPLIDLPKGDPPLTGTAGSSTGTGPVQPYIAPSPPPLADPVLTEPAIDPRALSAFQPDYPGAMIRQGLEGTVTVRVTISPEGRVTDIEKISATDASFWVATQRHALRKWRFRPATRDGVAVASSKILTVRFTLTER; this is encoded by the coding sequence ATGCGACTCATGACCCTATCGGCAATCGGACACAGCACAACGAATCGGGTGACGGAAACAGGCGGGCCAGCGCGCTATGGCACGGGTCGCAAATCGCCGCTGGGCCTGGGCGGCACGGTGGCCGTCCATGCGGTGGTGATCGGCGCCTTCCTGCTGATCCCCAAGGAGGTGATCCAGTTCGTCACGCCGACGCCGCCGATCATCGGCACCAACATACCGCTCGATCCGCCACCCCCGCCCGAACCGACGGAAAATATTCGGACCGACCCCAAGGTGCAGACCCGGCCGCAGCAACGCGAACGGCCGACCGTCACAGATCCGCTGATCGATTTGCCCAAAGGCGATCCGCCGCTGACCGGAACCGCGGGCAGCAGCACCGGCACGGGTCCGGTCCAACCCTATATTGCTCCATCGCCCCCGCCCCTGGCCGATCCAGTGCTGACCGAACCGGCGATCGATCCGCGCGCCCTGTCCGCCTTCCAGCCCGACTATCCAGGCGCGATGATCCGGCAAGGGTTGGAAGGGACAGTGACCGTGCGCGTGACGATCAGCCCGGAAGGCCGTGTCACCGATATCGAGAAAATATCCGCGACGGACGCGAGTTTCTGGGTAGCGACGCAGCGCCACGCCCTGCGCAAATGGCGCTTCCGCCCCGCGACTCGCGACGGCGTGGCGGTGGCTTCGTCCAAGATATTGACGGTGCGCTTCACCCTGACGGAACGATAG